One window of Camelina sativa cultivar DH55 chromosome 4, Cs, whole genome shotgun sequence genomic DNA carries:
- the LOC104781086 gene encoding syntaxin-122-like, whose amino-acid sequence MNDLLSRSFKSSVADDSSPPHSHSIEMPKTKNSAGGTGHGGYNLDKFYHDVEEVNEDLKELDRLCHNLRSSHEQSKTLHNAKAVKELKEKMDADVSAALKTATRVKGNLEALDRANEVNRGLPECGPGSSSDRQRTSVVNGLRKKLKDAMENFNRMREKISTEYRETIMRMYFTVTGENPDEDTVDRLISTGESETFLQKTIQEQGRGRILDTINEIQERHDAVKDIEKSLNELHQVFLDMAVLVVHQGEQLDDIEGNVKRANSLVRSGADRLVKARFYQKNTRKWTCFAILLLISIVVLVVVFTVRPWESNGGGGGGSPRQATPVQALPPPPPSVNRRLLR is encoded by the exons ATGAACGATCTTCTCTCCCGCTCGTTCAAAAGTTCCGTCGCCGACGATTCATCGCCGCCGCACTCACACAGCATCGAGATGCCAAAGACGAAAAACTCCGCCGGCGGAACCGGTCACGGCGGGTACAATCTCGACAAGTTCTACCACGACGTAGAGGAAGTAAACGAGGACCTTAAAGAGCTCGATCGTCTCTGTCACAACCTCCGATCGAGCCACGAACAGAGCAAGACGCTTCATAACGCTAAGGCCGTAAAGGAGTTAAAGGAGAAGATGGACGCTGACGTGTCTGCTGCGCTTAAGACTGCGACGCGCGTGAAAGGGAACCTCGAGGCTTTGGATCGGGCTAATGAAGTGAACCGGGGTTTACCGGAGTGTGGACCGGGTTCGTCGTCTGACCGGCAAAGGACTTCGGTGGTTAACGGGTTGAGGAAGAAGCTTAAAGATGCTATGGAAAATTTTAATCGAATGAGAGAGAAAATCTCGACTGAGTACAGAGAGACTATTATGAGAATGTACTTCACCGTCACCGGAGAAAATCCCGACGAAGATACCGTCGATCGCCTCATCTCCACAG GAGAGAGTGAAACATTTTTGCAAAAAACGATACAAGAACAAGGTCGTGGTAGGATTTTGGACACTATCAACGAGATACAAGAGAGACACGACGCGGTGAAAGACATTGAGAAGAGTTTAAACGAGTTGCACCAGGTGTTTCTCGACATGGCTGTGTTGGTTGTTCACCAAGGTGAACAGCTCGATGATATTGAAGGCAATGTCAAACGAGCTAACTCGCTTGTTCGGTCCGGTGCTGACAGGCTTGTCAAGGCACGGTTTTATCAGAAGAATACGCGCAAGTGGACTTGCTTTGCCATTTTGCTTTTGATTAGTATTGTGGTTCTAGTTGTGGTGTTTACTGTTAGGCCTTGGGAGAGTAATGGTGGGGGTGGTGGAGGTTCGCCTCGTCAAGCTACTCCAGTTCAAGCTCTGCCACCGCCACCTCCGTCTGTGAACCGGCGGCTACTTCGCTAA